In Tolypothrix sp. NIES-4075, the following proteins share a genomic window:
- a CDS encoding LabA-like NYN domain-containing protein, translating into MLNNLENDSIFTPEQVLENRGRVAIFIDGSNLFYAALQLGIEIDYTKLLCRLTGGSRLLRAFFYTGVDRTNEKQQGFLLWMRRNGYRVIAKDLVQLPDGSKKANLDVEIAVDMMALVDSYDTAVLVSGDGDLAYAVNSVSYRGVRVEVVSLRSMTSDSLINVSDRYIDLEAIKEDIQKTPRQSYPYRPLSGMGFLEESGEIDGHLEIQE; encoded by the coding sequence ATGTTGAATAACTTGGAAAACGACTCAATATTTACGCCAGAACAAGTTTTGGAAAATCGCGGTCGTGTGGCTATTTTTATTGATGGTTCAAATCTATTTTACGCAGCGCTGCAACTAGGAATAGAAATAGATTACACGAAGCTTTTGTGCAGATTGACGGGTGGCTCTAGATTGTTGCGGGCATTTTTCTATACAGGTGTAGACCGGACAAACGAGAAACAACAGGGATTTTTGTTGTGGATGCGTCGCAACGGATATCGAGTAATTGCTAAAGATTTGGTGCAATTACCAGATGGCTCAAAAAAAGCCAACCTTGATGTGGAAATTGCGGTAGATATGATGGCTTTGGTAGATTCATATGATACAGCGGTGTTAGTTAGTGGCGATGGAGATTTAGCTTACGCAGTCAATTCAGTCAGCTATCGTGGGGTGCGCGTAGAAGTGGTGAGTTTGCGCTCAATGACCAGCGACAGTTTAATTAACGTAAGCGATCGCTACATCGACCTAGAAGCCATCAAAGAAGACATTCAAAAAACCCCTCGTCAAAGCTATCCATATCGTCCCTTATCCGGTATGGGTTTTTTAGAAGAGTCCGGAGAGATTGACGGACATCTAGAAATTCAAGAATGA
- the metG gene encoding methionine--tRNA ligase, producing MDTEKTFALTTPLYYVNDLPHMGSAYPTIAADVVARFQRLLGHPVLLITGTDEHGLKIQRSAESKGLNPQEYCDGIVPSFVSLWELLNIQYDRFIRTTDPRHEAIVKEFFQRVWDRGDIYQGQQKGWYCVSCEEFKEERDLLEKHRCPIHTNKEVEWRDEQNYFFRLSKYQSQLQELYQSRPDFIQPESRRNEVLNFVNQGLQDFSISRVNLDWGFAVPVDPKQTLYVWFDALLGYITALNAADTEPTLENALKKWMPINLHLIGKDILRFHAVYWPAMLMSANLPLPERVFGHGFLTKDNQKMGKTLGNTLDPVALVKTYGASSVRYYFLKEIEFGKDGDFNEVRFINVLNADLANDLGNLLNRNLGMVKKYCGGNVPQITNEEITDENPLKAIGLNLGEKVKNAYEALAFNHACESILTLVRASNKFIDEQAPWLLYKQGQQQAVEQVLYAVLESVRLAAYLLSPIIPDISSDIYQQLGFGINFNQQIESSTAAPFTIHSTWGVLSNEQKLGTPKPIFQRIEPPKND from the coding sequence GTGGATACAGAAAAGACCTTTGCACTAACAACACCGCTATATTATGTAAACGATTTACCCCACATGGGCAGCGCTTATCCAACGATCGCAGCTGATGTGGTAGCGCGGTTCCAAAGACTATTAGGACACCCGGTACTGCTGATTACAGGTACAGATGAGCATGGACTGAAAATTCAGCGCTCCGCAGAAAGTAAAGGGCTTAACCCACAAGAATACTGCGATGGAATTGTACCGAGTTTTGTTTCTTTGTGGGAATTGCTAAACATTCAATACGATCGCTTTATTCGGACTACCGATCCGCGTCATGAAGCGATCGTCAAAGAATTCTTCCAGCGAGTTTGGGATCGAGGTGACATCTACCAGGGACAACAAAAAGGCTGGTATTGCGTTTCCTGTGAAGAATTTAAAGAAGAACGGGATTTGTTAGAAAAACACCGCTGTCCCATCCATACCAACAAAGAAGTTGAGTGGCGAGACGAGCAAAACTACTTTTTTCGCTTATCCAAATATCAAAGCCAACTTCAAGAATTATACCAGTCCAGACCAGATTTTATTCAACCAGAAAGCCGCCGTAATGAAGTCCTCAACTTTGTAAATCAGGGTTTGCAGGACTTTTCTATATCACGGGTAAATCTGGACTGGGGTTTTGCAGTACCAGTTGACCCCAAACAAACCCTTTATGTCTGGTTTGATGCGCTGCTGGGTTACATAACTGCCTTAAATGCAGCAGATACAGAACCGACTTTAGAAAATGCCTTAAAAAAATGGATGCCAATCAACTTGCATTTAATCGGTAAGGATATCCTCCGCTTTCATGCAGTTTACTGGCCCGCAATGTTAATGTCAGCCAATTTGCCACTACCAGAAAGAGTATTTGGACACGGTTTCTTGACCAAAGATAATCAGAAAATGGGGAAAACCCTTGGTAATACTCTCGATCCCGTGGCGTTAGTTAAAACTTATGGTGCTTCTTCAGTTCGTTATTACTTCCTTAAGGAAATCGAATTTGGCAAAGATGGCGATTTTAATGAAGTTAGATTCATTAATGTTTTGAATGCAGATTTGGCAAACGATTTGGGTAATTTGCTAAATCGCAATTTGGGCATGGTGAAAAAATACTGCGGGGGAAATGTGCCGCAAATTACAAATGAAGAGATTACTGATGAAAATCCGTTGAAAGCGATCGGTTTAAATTTAGGGGAAAAGGTAAAAAATGCTTATGAAGCGCTAGCTTTTAATCATGCCTGCGAATCTATCTTAACTCTGGTGCGAGCCAGTAATAAATTTATCGATGAGCAAGCACCTTGGCTCTTGTATAAACAAGGACAACAGCAGGCAGTGGAGCAAGTACTGTATGCAGTTTTAGAATCGGTGAGGCTAGCAGCTTATTTATTGTCCCCAATTATTCCGGATATCAGTAGCGATATTTATCAACAACTCGGTTTCGGAATCAACTTTAATCAGCAAATAGAAAGTTCAACTGCTGCACCTTTTACTATCCATTCAACATGGGGAGTACTCAGCAACGAACAAAAGTTAGGTACACCAAAACCAATTTTTCAACGCATCGAACCGCCAAAAAACGATTAG